In a genomic window of Saccharothrix sp. HUAS TT1:
- a CDS encoding phosphopantetheine-binding protein, protein MSTEELFEDAANGLAAQESTVEITAAWKEVLGADAEVDTGFIANGGDSLKAVLLADRIFRLTGHEVDYLEVLDAPDAATLARAVPDGRV, encoded by the coding sequence ATGTCCACAGAAGAGTTGTTCGAGGACGCCGCGAACGGGCTCGCGGCACAGGAATCAACAGTGGAAATCACCGCCGCCTGGAAGGAAGTGCTCGGAGCCGACGCCGAGGTGGACACGGGGTTCATCGCCAACGGCGGGGACTCGCTCAAGGCCGTGCTGCTCGCCGACCGGATCTTCCGGCTGACCGGCCACGAGGTCGACTACCTGGAGGTTCTGGACGCCCCGGACGCCGCCACCCTCGCACGGGCCGTTCCCGATGGCCGCGTTTAG
- a CDS encoding MupA/Atu3671 family FMN-dependent luciferase-like monooxygenase produces the protein MSDLSARLDALNPEQRRRLSAGLRTQRAEQVRAPVALPEHLRRSLYFFASADHADAGSYYAFVLEAAAEADAAGQHAVWFPERHFVDFGGFSPNPALLAAAVATRTRTIRIHAGSVAAPLHHPARIAEEWAVVDNLSGGRVGLSFGSGWHPDDFALARDDYRERREVTGRTIEDVRALWRGETLPYPSTAGTTTEASTRPRPVQEELPVWLTATGTPQTFVTAARAGYGVATALLGQTMPALRENIARYRQEWQDAGHSGKGDVVVMTHAYVSDRPDLEDFLRPAMHAYLRSFRKQTGGSDEFVLLENAYLDFLTGPSLLGSPAKARAVLADLAAAGADEVGCLIDFGLPAADVLESLPTLFDLGVAAVERSA, from the coding sequence ATGAGTGATCTCTCCGCGCGCCTCGACGCGCTGAACCCGGAACAGCGGCGCCGGCTGAGCGCGGGACTGCGAACCCAGCGCGCCGAGCAGGTGCGGGCCCCGGTGGCGCTGCCCGAGCACCTGCGCCGCAGCCTCTACTTCTTCGCCAGCGCCGACCACGCCGACGCCGGCTCCTACTACGCCTTCGTCCTGGAAGCCGCCGCCGAGGCCGACGCGGCGGGCCAGCACGCCGTGTGGTTCCCGGAACGGCACTTCGTCGACTTCGGCGGTTTCTCGCCCAACCCGGCGCTGCTGGCCGCCGCGGTCGCCACCCGCACCCGCACCATCCGGATCCACGCGGGCAGCGTGGCCGCCCCGCTGCACCACCCGGCCCGCATCGCCGAGGAGTGGGCGGTCGTGGACAACCTCTCCGGCGGCCGCGTCGGCCTCTCCTTCGGCAGCGGCTGGCACCCGGACGACTTCGCCCTGGCCCGCGACGACTACCGGGAACGGCGCGAGGTCACCGGTCGCACCATCGAGGACGTGCGCGCCCTGTGGCGCGGCGAGACCCTGCCGTACCCGTCCACCGCGGGCACCACGACCGAAGCCTCGACCCGCCCCCGGCCCGTCCAGGAGGAGCTGCCGGTGTGGCTCACCGCCACCGGCACACCCCAGACCTTCGTCACCGCCGCCCGGGCCGGCTACGGGGTGGCGACCGCGCTCCTCGGGCAGACGATGCCCGCCCTGCGGGAGAACATCGCCCGCTACCGGCAGGAGTGGCAGGACGCCGGGCACAGCGGCAAGGGCGACGTCGTGGTCATGACGCACGCGTACGTCAGCGACCGGCCGGACCTGGAGGACTTCCTCCGCCCGGCCATGCACGCCTACCTGCGGTCCTTCCGCAAGCAGACGGGGGGAAGCGACGAGTTCGTGCTCCTGGAGAACGCCTACCTGGACTTCCTGACCGGTCCCTCGCTGCTCGGCAGCCCGGCCAAGGCCCGTGCCGTCCTCGCCGACCTGGCCGCGGCCGGCGCCGACGAGGTCGGCTGCCTGATCGACTTCGGGCTCCCGGCCGCCGACGTCCTGGAGTCGCTGCCCACCCTGTTCGACCTCGGTGTCGCGGCCGTGGAGAGGTCCGCGTGA
- a CDS encoding amino acid adenylation domain-containing protein, whose protein sequence is MAAFSGPANQDSRPEPRGKILDADGHPAVLPLTLGQCDLYAADRSAEDPATYNSALFLRVDGTLDPDFLQTRMDEVLAAHPLLSARVAENRDRLVFAPAHRPPKLFVADAPVDPDGPLAQARLRREALRPFDLDNGPLLRVVLVRHSSRTAHLCLVVHHLLVDETSMAVLAQWLLGDVPDIPGESFTQWSRGKHELPPERLGRAADLARDLAPGVSAALEWARTPGARRTGPVPAGPPDTAPLLIPDAVWDAAGELAAGLGLTRHSLVLAVAGLVLSRNSAAARPVLGTTVSRRAPRHATAVGYFSATVPVPLDTGGDQTVTSYLRQAHRSAMSAYRDADLPLSAVLPPADRAGLSLVVVPCRTLPDVVTPELVARPLPDPGFGPAQFPLALYLRQDLGGEQRGLLRHRPTEVDATGAAGFCRQLEATLTTMVENPNAPLSTVPATDRVVTAGPPLADTAGTDLVSLFAEQATRLPGHTAVSCGDQRLSYLELDERATALARSLAGSGVRAGDRVGVCLQPGADLVVALLAVLKAGAAYVPLNPDYPRERLAFIAEDTGLTTAVTDRDPALLPPHVTLLPVDAAPADAGTPLPEPDPERVAYVIHTSGSTGAPKGVLVRHRNVVALLAATAGPEGFGFTERDTWSLFHSFAFDFSVWEVWGCLLTGGRLVVVPHWTARDPEAFHALLAAERVTVLNQTPSAFAQLLTADATAPDPLSVRLLIFGGEPLDARVLLPWMDRYPERTCRVVNMYGITETTVHCTWRDLTRADALAGTRSVGLPLPGWRLYVLDEERRPVAPGVPGEIHVAGSGVTAGYLDRPELTAERFLPGSLTGLPEEVLYRSGDRGRVLPNGELEHLGRLDDQVKIRGHRIELGEIRGALLAHPAVTGAAAVVRDAHDAATARIDAYVVGSGAAPDLAELRQWLAASLPAHMLPATLTPVPSLPLTVNGKLDAARLPQPARGHDADAPKAATDAGPDAPPGEPADVASLLARVWQQLLGVPVRHDDNFFELGGNSLLAVRLNTLQRSNGFRGSQLKHIFRNPTPRRLADVIGPPSDGRARQEEA, encoded by the coding sequence ATGGCCGCGTTTAGCGGCCCGGCGAACCAGGACAGCCGCCCGGAGCCTCGCGGGAAAATCCTGGACGCCGATGGGCACCCGGCGGTGCTGCCGCTCACCCTCGGCCAATGCGACCTGTACGCGGCCGACCGGAGCGCCGAGGACCCCGCCACGTACAATTCCGCGTTGTTCCTGCGCGTCGACGGCACCCTCGACCCGGACTTCCTGCAAACCCGGATGGACGAAGTGCTCGCCGCCCATCCGCTGCTGAGCGCGAGGGTGGCGGAAAACCGGGATCGACTGGTGTTCGCTCCGGCCCACCGGCCCCCGAAGCTGTTCGTCGCCGACGCCCCGGTCGACCCGGACGGGCCACTCGCGCAAGCCCGACTGCGCCGGGAAGCACTGCGCCCCTTCGACCTCGACAATGGCCCCCTGCTGCGCGTCGTCCTGGTCAGGCACAGCTCCCGGACAGCACACCTGTGCCTGGTGGTTCACCATTTGCTCGTGGACGAAACGTCCATGGCGGTGCTCGCCCAGTGGCTGCTCGGTGATGTTCCGGACATTCCCGGCGAATCCTTCACGCAGTGGTCCCGGGGAAAGCACGAACTGCCGCCCGAACGGCTCGGACGAGCCGCCGACCTCGCCCGTGACCTCGCTCCCGGGGTGTCCGCCGCGCTGGAGTGGGCCCGCACCCCCGGTGCTCGCAGGACCGGACCGGTCCCGGCCGGGCCTCCCGACACGGCGCCCCTGCTGATCCCCGACGCGGTGTGGGACGCCGCGGGCGAACTGGCGGCCGGGCTCGGCCTCACCCGCCACTCCCTGGTGCTCGCCGTCGCCGGGTTGGTGCTGAGCCGCAACAGCGCGGCCGCGCGCCCCGTGCTCGGCACCACCGTCTCCCGCCGCGCCCCTCGCCACGCGACCGCCGTCGGCTACTTCAGCGCCACCGTGCCGGTGCCGCTGGACACCGGCGGCGACCAGACCGTGACGAGCTACCTGCGCCAGGCCCACAGGTCCGCCATGTCCGCGTACCGGGACGCCGACCTGCCGCTGTCGGCGGTGCTGCCCCCCGCCGACCGCGCCGGCCTGTCCCTGGTCGTCGTCCCCTGCCGGACGCTGCCCGACGTCGTCACGCCGGAACTGGTGGCGCGTCCCCTGCCGGACCCCGGGTTCGGACCGGCCCAGTTCCCGCTCGCCCTCTACCTCCGGCAAGACCTCGGTGGCGAGCAGCGCGGCCTGCTGCGCCACCGGCCGACCGAGGTGGACGCCACCGGGGCCGCCGGCTTCTGCCGCCAACTGGAGGCCACGCTCACCACCATGGTCGAGAACCCGAACGCCCCCCTCTCCACCGTCCCCGCGACCGACCGCGTCGTCACCGCCGGACCGCCGCTCGCCGACACCGCCGGAACCGACCTCGTCTCGCTCTTCGCCGAGCAGGCCACGCGGTTGCCCGGTCACACCGCGGTCAGCTGCGGGGATCAGCGGCTGAGCTACCTCGAACTGGACGAACGCGCCACCGCGCTCGCCCGGTCCCTGGCCGGATCAGGTGTGCGCGCCGGTGACCGGGTGGGTGTCTGCCTGCAGCCCGGCGCCGACCTGGTCGTCGCCCTCCTCGCGGTGCTCAAGGCCGGCGCCGCCTACGTGCCCCTCAACCCCGACTACCCGCGCGAACGGCTGGCGTTCATCGCCGAGGACACCGGTCTCACCACGGCCGTGACCGATCGCGACCCGGCACTGCTGCCGCCGCACGTGACGCTGCTCCCCGTCGACGCCGCCCCCGCCGACGCCGGAACCCCGTTACCGGAACCGGACCCGGAGCGGGTGGCCTACGTCATCCACACCTCCGGCTCCACCGGCGCCCCCAAGGGGGTCCTGGTGCGGCACCGCAACGTCGTCGCCCTGCTCGCCGCCACGGCCGGCCCGGAGGGGTTCGGCTTCACCGAGCGGGACACGTGGTCCCTCTTCCACTCCTTCGCCTTCGACTTCTCCGTCTGGGAGGTCTGGGGGTGCCTGCTGACCGGTGGCCGCCTGGTCGTCGTGCCGCACTGGACCGCCCGCGACCCGGAGGCGTTCCACGCCCTGCTCGCCGCCGAACGCGTCACCGTGCTCAACCAGACCCCCTCCGCGTTCGCACAGCTCCTCACCGCGGACGCGACCGCGCCGGACCCGCTCTCCGTCCGCCTGCTGATCTTCGGCGGTGAACCGCTCGACGCGCGGGTGCTGCTGCCCTGGATGGACCGCTACCCGGAGCGGACCTGCCGCGTGGTCAACATGTACGGCATCACCGAGACCACCGTGCACTGCACGTGGCGGGACCTGACCCGGGCGGACGCCCTCGCCGGGACCCGGTCGGTGGGGCTCCCCCTGCCGGGGTGGCGGTTGTACGTCCTGGACGAGGAGAGGCGCCCGGTGGCGCCCGGGGTCCCGGGCGAGATCCACGTCGCGGGAAGCGGCGTCACCGCCGGGTACCTCGACCGGCCCGAACTCACCGCCGAGCGCTTCCTGCCCGGGAGCCTCACCGGGCTCCCGGAAGAAGTCCTCTACCGCTCCGGCGACCGCGGCCGGGTGCTGCCGAACGGGGAACTGGAGCACCTGGGCCGGCTCGACGACCAGGTCAAGATCCGCGGTCACCGCATCGAGCTCGGCGAGATCCGCGGCGCGCTCCTGGCCCACCCCGCCGTCACCGGAGCCGCGGCGGTCGTCCGCGACGCCCACGACGCGGCCACCGCGCGGATCGACGCCTACGTGGTCGGCTCCGGCGCCGCTCCCGACCTCGCGGAGCTGCGCCAGTGGCTGGCCGCGAGCCTGCCCGCGCACATGCTGCCCGCGACCCTCACGCCGGTGCCGTCGTTACCACTGACCGTCAACGGGAAGCTGGACGCGGCCCGACTGCCCCAACCCGCGCGCGGCCACGACGCCGACGCGCCGAAGGCGGCCACCGACGCGGGCCCGGACGCGCCTCCCGGGGAGCCGGCGGACGTCGCGAGCCTGCTGGCCCGGGTGTGGCAGCAACTCCTCGGCGTCCCGGTGCGACACGACGACAACTTCTTCGAGCTGGGCGGGAACTCGCTGCTGGCGGTGCGCCTCAACACGCTCCAGCGCTCCAACGGCTTCCGCGGTTCCCAGCTCAAGCACATATTCCGCAACCCGACCCCGCGCCGCCTCGCGGACGTCATCGGCCCGCCCTCCGACGGGCGCGCCCGCCAGGAGGAAGCGTGA
- a CDS encoding BTAD domain-containing putative transcriptional regulator: MSGRLRVEVLGPLRVWLDDHEVPLGSNRQQAVFAVLTGHPDQVVSQRALITGVWGSSAPASATGNLHTYLSGLRRALGPARDALVSGSDGYSLRLDRSALDSEVFDRTRLEAERRYAAGDLPGAVALLDEALELWSGEGYAGLRSPFAEQARRRLAALRLEAVRLRARARLEAGEHTGLVAELTSLVRLHPLDESLRELLMLALHRGGRHAEALESFREARTALAREGLIPGQALRDLQQVVLSGSSARTADVALLRVQPTPTSTPPGGLVGRAAELEALGCALDDVLAGRGRAIWVEGEAGVGKTALLTTALAGVAGPAHHLAWGTTDELSTRFPLQVVLEALDVTSASADRQRADLAAQLHDPSAQRWWNRVAPVDRLLGLVADLCATAPVVLVLDGLQWADDASLLFWDRLVGATGHLPLLLVGATRPERSRAGVDHLRRSVVAGGGLVLEPAPLAPADAERLVGAVIGASSGPALRSLASIAAGNPLYALEIAELMVRDGCVRVVDGVAEVDETVPSDGVYQLRNGVRKSLAHLSEDTREVLRSAALLGMRFDAGELAAVTGRLPLHLLRALDEAVSARLVAESDDLLAFRHPFVRWTLYKGVPQSLRVALHRQAAQALDGAGVPADRVAEHLAVESSVVDAWVARWLLAHRDGLVDRAPRLAVDLLRRVLATSLVDGEDRAALWMSLVRALFDLGHDVSAEVAGALAEVVDPADAAEARHLLALVRSRAGDTAGAVAVLEGAIRAPGLPAIWRIRHHALLAGLRRAAAADLDEADAEAARVRARADATGDACEAAYASRSRWSVATLRRDHERALRHLDEGLASLDERPELIEARCDLLDNRAFTLHNLDRLDDAAATLREARDAISRHGLSTRMQTSFAVHHYWTGDWERALVELSGVNRDAAGLTFHRIREPGPGAALLHGLSALISLRRDERANAAVHLDAVGPYTRMTTAERESADFLLVAWALAAEQRESLDEAIRVLSPLLRPEEAPMALRHQWLPYLVRLAADADMADVAGEALVVCEEEAANEVLPARATAAAAHCRALLAGDPSGLLDVAAHYRSVGRPVELAAVLEDAAVLLTARDPGAGAADALVAEVDLLHQRFGASWDRRRCHRRLAAAGG, encoded by the coding sequence TTGAGCGGTCGGCTGCGGGTGGAGGTGCTCGGACCGCTGCGCGTGTGGCTGGACGACCACGAGGTGCCGCTGGGCTCGAACCGGCAGCAGGCCGTGTTCGCGGTGCTCACCGGGCACCCCGACCAGGTGGTGTCGCAGCGGGCGCTGATCACCGGCGTGTGGGGCTCCTCGGCGCCCGCCAGCGCCACGGGCAACCTGCACACCTACCTGTCGGGCCTGCGCCGCGCCCTGGGTCCGGCGCGGGACGCGCTGGTGTCGGGCTCCGACGGCTACTCCCTGCGGCTGGACCGCTCCGCGCTGGACAGCGAGGTGTTCGACCGCACCCGGCTGGAGGCGGAGCGCCGGTACGCCGCGGGTGACCTGCCCGGCGCCGTCGCCCTGCTGGACGAGGCGCTGGAGCTGTGGTCGGGCGAGGGCTACGCCGGGTTGCGCAGCCCGTTCGCCGAGCAGGCCCGTCGCAGGTTGGCGGCCCTGCGGCTGGAGGCGGTGCGGCTGCGGGCCCGGGCGCGGCTGGAGGCGGGCGAGCACACCGGGCTGGTCGCCGAGCTGACCTCGCTGGTGCGCCTGCACCCCCTGGACGAGTCGTTGCGCGAGCTGCTGATGCTGGCGCTGCACCGCGGGGGCAGGCACGCCGAGGCGCTGGAGAGCTTCCGCGAGGCGCGCACCGCCCTGGCCCGGGAGGGGCTGATCCCCGGGCAGGCGCTGCGCGACCTGCAGCAGGTCGTCCTCAGCGGCTCCTCGGCCCGCACCGCCGACGTCGCGCTGCTGCGGGTCCAGCCGACGCCGACGTCCACGCCGCCCGGCGGGCTGGTCGGGCGGGCGGCGGAGCTGGAGGCCCTGGGCTGCGCGCTGGACGACGTGCTCGCCGGCCGGGGCCGGGCGATCTGGGTGGAGGGCGAGGCGGGCGTCGGCAAGACGGCGTTGCTGACCACCGCCCTGGCCGGGGTGGCGGGCCCGGCGCACCACCTGGCCTGGGGCACGACCGACGAGCTGAGCACCCGCTTCCCGCTCCAGGTCGTGCTGGAAGCCCTGGACGTCACGTCGGCCTCGGCGGACCGGCAGCGCGCGGACCTGGCGGCGCAGTTGCACGACCCGTCGGCGCAGCGCTGGTGGAACCGGGTGGCCCCGGTGGACCGGCTGCTCGGGTTGGTCGCGGACCTGTGCGCCACGGCGCCCGTGGTGCTCGTGCTGGACGGCCTCCAGTGGGCCGACGACGCGAGCCTGCTGTTCTGGGACCGCCTGGTCGGCGCCACCGGGCACCTGCCGCTGCTGCTGGTCGGCGCCACCCGCCCGGAGCGCTCCCGGGCCGGGGTGGACCACCTGCGGCGCAGCGTGGTGGCGGGCGGCGGCCTGGTGCTGGAACCGGCCCCGCTGGCCCCGGCGGACGCCGAGCGGCTGGTGGGCGCGGTGATCGGCGCCTCGTCCGGGCCGGCGCTGCGGTCGCTGGCCTCCATCGCCGCGGGCAACCCGCTGTACGCGCTGGAGATCGCCGAGCTGATGGTGCGCGACGGCTGCGTGCGGGTGGTCGACGGGGTCGCCGAGGTGGACGAGACCGTGCCCTCCGACGGCGTCTACCAATTGCGCAACGGCGTGCGGAAGAGCCTGGCGCACCTGTCCGAGGACACGCGCGAGGTGCTGCGCTCCGCCGCCCTGCTGGGCATGCGGTTCGACGCGGGCGAGCTGGCCGCGGTGACCGGGCGGCTGCCGCTGCACCTGCTGCGCGCGCTGGACGAGGCCGTGTCCGCGCGCCTGGTGGCCGAGTCGGACGACCTGCTCGCCTTCCGTCACCCGTTCGTGCGATGGACGCTGTACAAGGGGGTACCGCAGTCGCTGCGGGTGGCGCTGCACCGACAGGCCGCTCAAGCGCTGGACGGGGCGGGCGTCCCCGCCGACCGGGTGGCGGAGCACCTGGCGGTGGAGTCCTCGGTGGTCGACGCCTGGGTGGCCCGGTGGCTGCTGGCCCACCGCGACGGGTTGGTGGACCGCGCGCCGCGGCTCGCGGTGGACCTGCTGCGGCGGGTGCTCGCCACCAGCCTGGTCGACGGCGAGGACCGGGCGGCGCTGTGGATGTCGCTGGTCCGCGCCCTGTTCGACCTCGGGCACGACGTGAGCGCCGAGGTGGCCGGCGCCCTGGCCGAGGTCGTCGACCCGGCGGACGCCGCCGAGGCGAGGCACCTGCTCGCGCTGGTCCGCAGCCGCGCGGGCGACACCGCCGGGGCCGTTGCCGTGCTGGAGGGCGCGATCCGGGCGCCGGGCCTGCCCGCGATCTGGCGCATCCGGCACCACGCCCTGCTCGCGGGCCTGCGCCGGGCCGCCGCGGCGGACCTGGACGAGGCCGACGCCGAGGCGGCCCGGGTGCGCGCCAGGGCCGACGCGACGGGCGACGCCTGCGAGGCCGCCTACGCGTCGCGCAGCAGGTGGTCGGTCGCGACGCTGCGCCGGGACCACGAGCGCGCGCTGCGGCACCTGGACGAAGGGCTGGCGTCGCTGGACGAGCGCCCCGAGCTGATCGAGGCGCGCTGCGACCTGCTGGACAACCGGGCGTTCACCCTGCACAACCTCGACCGCCTGGACGACGCGGCGGCCACCCTGCGGGAAGCGCGCGACGCGATCTCGCGCCACGGGCTGTCGACCAGGATGCAGACTTCCTTCGCCGTGCACCACTACTGGACGGGCGACTGGGAACGCGCGCTGGTGGAGCTGAGCGGGGTCAACCGCGACGCCGCCGGGTTGACGTTCCACCGCATCCGGGAGCCCGGCCCCGGCGCCGCGCTGCTGCACGGGCTGTCGGCGCTCATCTCGCTGCGCCGCGACGAGCGGGCCAACGCGGCCGTGCACCTGGACGCCGTGGGCCCCTACACCAGGATGACCACCGCCGAACGGGAGAGCGCGGACTTCCTGCTGGTGGCCTGGGCGTTGGCGGCCGAGCAGCGGGAGTCGCTGGACGAGGCGATCCGCGTGCTCTCCCCGCTGCTGCGCCCGGAGGAGGCGCCGATGGCGCTGCGCCACCAGTGGCTGCCGTACCTGGTGCGGCTCGCCGCGGACGCGGACATGGCGGACGTGGCGGGTGAAGCGCTGGTGGTGTGCGAGGAGGAGGCCGCGAACGAGGTGCTGCCGGCGCGGGCCACCGCCGCCGCGGCCCACTGCCGAGCGCTGCTGGCGGGCGACCCGTCCGGGCTGCTCGACGTCGCCGCGCACTACCGGTCGGTCGGCCGACCGGTCGAGCTGGCGGCGGTGCTGGAGGACGCCGCGGTCCTGCTGACCGCCCGCGATCCCGGGGCGGGCGCCGCGGACGCCCTGGTGGCCGAGGTCGACCTGCTCCACCAGCGGTTCGGCGCCTCCTGGGACCGGCGGCGGTGCCACCGGCGGCTGGCCGCGGCCGGCGGCTGA
- a CDS encoding type I polyketide synthase has product MSEHSHDEDPDTAPAERDAVAVVGMALRVPGSADPETFWAAIADGVVSLPAATAPGDRLRAGQIDRFDRFDAELFGMLPSQAAATDPQHRVLTEVAWQALEDAGVDPERAQGRIGVFVGCGSETYYRDHVLKDEKILRALGAEQLALGNSRDFLATGLAYRLGLTGPAITVQTACSTSLVAVHQAIRSLLTYECDIAIAGGATVHLDAEQGYAFAEGGVTSPDGRCRAFTEGAAGTVPSSGAGIVVLRRVSDLPGTGESARAHLVGSAVNNDGAARMSLTAPSPQGQADVLREALAVAGLEPRDVGYVETHGTGTTLGDQVELAALAEVYGQRPADSVLTLGAVKPSIGHCDSAAGVIGLIKAVLAVEAAVLPPIPSQPGDGPDAELGCASFELPRAARPWPVDQPRTAGVSSFGLGGTNCHVLLSAASRPADPVEHDPAGQGAPHLAVLSAATPEALRDKARDLAAWLDGDGAELPLGEITGTLWHHRRALPERWATVLPADPAEARDRLVAELTAVAGNGGRRAVTAPSLAAVLPGQGVDLAGAGAGLAAGDDRFAADLAALAAEVRRAGGPDLADARTWPADDPRLVDTAFVQPLLFVLGLAGLRQAERHGLVPGLLLGHSVGELTAAAHAGVFSTADAAAAIVRRGRLMATAEPGAMTAVRAGEATAVRLAAGLEVDVCVLNGPDNTVCGGRETALAAFEARCGEAGIRTKRLPIAHAAHSRSMVGPGEEFEAFVASLPLSAPAVPIISGLTGSLLTDAQAVDPAYWGRQMSNPVRFADAVATLLEARPDTVLGLHRAHAATAEIRLAALAARCDIPVVDASDRRGSDETAEWHDALAVLWTAGHPLADPSRPARAVPLPPYPFADNRHWVESSTPPAPEVHPPAVATPTDPVLVAGGADPVPAAGAEPPAEASTADAVRDIWQEAFGVTGLRPEDNFFDLGGTSLHAAHLVSVVNDALMVEIRLQDLYENSSLAGFTARTEELVAGRDDEALLRLLAEIENENGQNHE; this is encoded by the coding sequence GTGAGCGAGCACAGCCACGACGAGGACCCCGACACGGCCCCGGCGGAGAGGGACGCCGTCGCCGTCGTCGGCATGGCCCTGCGAGTGCCCGGCAGCGCGGACCCCGAGACCTTCTGGGCGGCGATCGCCGACGGGGTGGTCTCCCTGCCGGCCGCCACCGCGCCCGGCGACCGGCTGCGCGCGGGGCAGATCGACCGGTTCGACCGGTTCGACGCCGAGTTGTTCGGCATGCTGCCCTCCCAGGCCGCGGCCACCGATCCCCAGCACCGGGTCCTCACCGAAGTGGCCTGGCAGGCCCTGGAGGATGCCGGGGTCGACCCCGAACGCGCTCAGGGCCGCATCGGGGTGTTCGTGGGGTGCGGTAGCGAGACGTACTACCGCGACCACGTCCTCAAGGACGAGAAGATCCTGCGCGCGCTCGGCGCCGAACAGCTCGCCCTCGGGAACTCCCGGGATTTCCTCGCCACCGGCCTGGCCTACCGACTCGGCCTGACCGGCCCCGCCATCACCGTGCAGACCGCCTGCTCCACCTCTCTCGTCGCGGTCCACCAGGCGATCCGCAGCCTGCTCACCTACGAGTGCGACATCGCGATAGCCGGCGGGGCGACGGTGCACCTCGACGCGGAGCAGGGCTACGCGTTCGCCGAGGGCGGCGTCACCTCGCCCGACGGCCGGTGCCGCGCGTTCACCGAGGGCGCGGCGGGGACCGTGCCCTCCAGCGGAGCCGGCATCGTGGTGCTGCGCCGGGTCTCCGACCTGCCCGGCACCGGCGAGAGCGCCCGCGCCCACCTGGTGGGGAGCGCCGTCAACAACGACGGCGCCGCTCGCATGAGCCTCACCGCGCCGAGCCCGCAGGGCCAGGCCGACGTCCTGCGCGAGGCGCTGGCCGTCGCCGGGCTGGAACCGCGCGACGTCGGCTACGTCGAGACCCACGGCACCGGCACGACCCTCGGCGACCAGGTCGAGCTCGCGGCGCTGGCCGAGGTCTACGGGCAGCGGCCCGCCGATTCCGTCCTCACGCTGGGGGCGGTGAAGCCGAGCATCGGCCACTGCGACTCGGCGGCCGGCGTCATCGGCCTGATCAAGGCGGTCCTCGCGGTCGAGGCGGCCGTGCTGCCGCCGATCCCGTCCCAACCCGGCGACGGCCCCGACGCGGAGCTGGGCTGCGCCTCCTTCGAACTGCCCCGCGCCGCCCGGCCGTGGCCCGTCGACCAGCCCCGCACCGCGGGGGTCAGCTCGTTCGGACTCGGCGGCACCAACTGCCACGTGCTGCTGTCCGCGGCGTCCCGACCCGCCGATCCGGTCGAGCACGACCCGGCGGGGCAGGGCGCGCCCCACCTCGCCGTGCTGTCCGCGGCCACCCCCGAAGCCCTCCGGGACAAGGCCCGCGACCTGGCCGCGTGGCTCGACGGCGACGGCGCCGAACTCCCCCTGGGCGAGATCACCGGCACCCTGTGGCACCACCGCAGGGCACTGCCCGAACGGTGGGCCACCGTCCTGCCCGCCGACCCCGCCGAGGCCCGCGACCGCCTGGTGGCCGAACTGACCGCGGTGGCCGGCAACGGCGGACGCCGCGCCGTGACCGCTCCGTCGCTCGCCGCCGTGCTGCCCGGCCAGGGCGTCGACCTGGCCGGCGCGGGAGCGGGCCTCGCCGCCGGGGACGACCGGTTCGCCGCCGACCTGGCCGCACTCGCCGCCGAGGTGCGCCGGGCCGGGGGACCCGACCTGGCCGACGCCCGGACCTGGCCCGCCGACGACCCGCGCCTGGTCGACACCGCCTTCGTCCAGCCCCTGTTGTTCGTCCTCGGACTGGCCGGCCTGCGCCAGGCCGAGCGGCACGGCCTCGTTCCGGGGTTGCTGCTCGGCCACAGCGTCGGCGAGCTGACCGCGGCCGCCCACGCGGGTGTCTTCTCCACGGCCGACGCGGCAGCCGCCATCGTGCGCCGAGGACGCCTGATGGCCACCGCGGAGCCCGGGGCGATGACCGCCGTGCGCGCCGGGGAGGCCACCGCGGTGCGGCTCGCAGCCGGCTTGGAGGTGGACGTGTGCGTGCTCAACGGGCCGGACAACACCGTCTGCGGCGGCCGCGAAACGGCTCTGGCCGCCTTCGAAGCCCGCTGCGGCGAGGCCGGCATCCGCACCAAGCGCCTGCCGATCGCCCACGCCGCCCACTCGCGCTCGATGGTCGGCCCCGGCGAGGAGTTCGAGGCGTTCGTCGCCTCCCTGCCCCTGTCCGCGCCCGCGGTCCCCATCATCTCCGGGCTCACCGGGTCGTTGCTCACCGACGCCCAAGCGGTCGATCCGGCCTACTGGGGACGCCAGATGAGCAACCCGGTCCGCTTCGCGGACGCGGTCGCCACGCTGCTCGAAGCCCGCCCGGACACCGTCCTCGGCCTGCACCGGGCCCACGCGGCCACCGCGGAGATCCGCCTGGCGGCCCTGGCGGCGCGGTGCGACATCCCCGTCGTCGACGCGTCGGACCGCCGCGGCTCGGACGAGACCGCCGAGTGGCACGACGCCTTGGCGGTGCTGTGGACAGCGGGTCACCCGCTGGCCGACCCGTCACGACCCGCGCGCGCCGTGCCGCTGCCGCCCTACCCCTTCGCCGACAACCGCCACTGGGTGGAGTCTTCGACGCCCCCGGCCCCCGAGGTCCACCCGCCGGCCGTCGCGACCCCGACGGACCCGGTCCTCGTGGCCGGTGGCGCCGACCCGGTTCCGGCCGCCGGTGCGGAACCGCCCGCGGAGGCGTCGACGGCCGACGCCGTCCGCGACATCTGGCAGGAGGCGTTCGGGGTCACCGGGCTGCGGCCGGAGGACAACTTCTTCGACCTCGGTGGCACCTCCCTGCACGCTGCCCACCTGGTCAGCGTCGTCAACGACGCCCTCATGGTGGAGATCCGGCTCCAAGACCTCTACGAGAACTCCTCCCTCGCCGGGTTCACCGCCCGGACCGAAGAACTCGTCGCGGGACGCGACGACGAAGCGCTGTTGCGCCTGCTGGCGGAGATCGAGAACGAGAACGGGCAGAACCATGAGTGA